The DNA segment GCATTTTCGGTGAGATCACATCAGATATAGATTCCGGTTATACCCATTTTTCTCCTCTGGATACCGGGTCGCGATCAGACGAGTATTACCGGTGGAACACAATCAGGATATATTCTAACAATCAGTCCCTTCATAACATGTTTTGTTGGGGCGCAACTACCGGAATATCTTTGTTGGGCAATGACTGCACGGTTTCGAACAGCTATTTCCGGCTCTCCGATGATGGAATCTATGCCGGGGCACCCCGGACAAACATTCTCAATTGTTCGTTTGACAGCATGGCTTCCAAAGCCGTTTTTTATGACCAAGGGGTAAACAGCCCGACAATCAACCACGTCTTGGAGAACAACGTCATTTACAACTGCTTGAATGGCTTGCGCACCCAGGGTCAGGCAATCAGGATCAAAAACAACTACTTCATCTCCAACAGCAATGCCATTTATTCGTTTAGTACTTTTTACCACATAATCGAGAACAACAATTTTGACCAGAATGAAACCGCCATCATTTGCGCTGGAACCCAAATCCCCATCCAGTTCAACAATTTCTTTGAGAATCCGGTGAGTATAGATTTATCCGGTGCGTGGTACGGAGGGGTTACCCAACCAACAATTAATAACAACAACTTCTATCAGCGCACGGGATACGCGATCAAGGTATTACCCCTAATGACTCAATCCAAAGATTTTGACGCCACCTTGAGCTACTGGAAAGCCACCGATATAGATGCGATAATATTTGACAACCTCGACTATGCTCCAGTCTATCAAAGAGTGATATACTTGCCCAAAAGGAACCAGCCTGTTGCCAATTGCGGTATACAACTCAATTAGTGATTAAGTTATGAGTATCATTTGATGGACAACGACAAGTTCACATATAGAGGTTTTAAAATGATATGTATGATTCGATTGATGTTTAGTATGAAAAGGAGTCTGAAATGAAAGGGATTATCCTTGCCGGAGGATCCGGCACCCGCTTACATCCTCTCACGATTGCAATCAGCAAGCAGCTGATGCCGGTTTACGACAAACCGATGATCTACTATCCCCTTTCCACCCTGATGCTGGCTGGCATCAGGGAAGTACTGATCATCACCACTCCGGAAGACCAGGCAGGATTTCAAAAGCTTTTGGGCGATGGCTCTCAACTGGGGATGAGCTTTGAATACAAAGTTCAGAAGGTGCCGAACGGCCTGGCCCAAGCTTTTGTTATCGGAGCCGATTTTGTTGGCGAGGACAACGTCTGCCTGATCTTGGGCGACAACATATTCTATGGCGCGGACCTTCAATCCAGGCTTAGCAAATGCGTTGATCCCCAGGGAGCGATCATTACTGCGTATCCTGTAAGTGACCCAGAGAGATACGGAGTGGTGGAATTCAACGAACAGCGCCGGGCCATCAGCCTGGAGGAAAAACCAAAGCAGCCAAAATCCAATTACGCGGTGCCGGGACTTTATTTCTACGACAACAGCGTGCTGGAAATAGCTGCTCAGCTCAAGCCTTCAGCCCGCGGCGAGTATGAGATCACGGATGTGAACAGGGCATACCTGGAACAAGGCAGGCTGGAAGTTATAGTGTTTGGCCGCGGCACAGCCTGGCTGGACACCGGTACTTTTGAGTCATTGCTTCAGGCATCCCAGTTCGTGGAGATAATCGAAGAGCGCCAGGGCTTCAAGATCAGTTGCATAGAAGAGATCGCATATAGAATGGGCTACATAGACAAAACGCAGTTACGTTGCCTGGCTGAGCCCATCAGAAAAAGCGGATACGGTGAATACCTGATCCGTCTTTTGGAGGAGGAGAAATGATACCCAGCCCCATCGGCCATTATTTCGAGGACTTCAAAG comes from the Candidatus Cloacimonadota bacterium genome and includes:
- the rfbA gene encoding glucose-1-phosphate thymidylyltransferase RfbA gives rise to the protein MKGIILAGGSGTRLHPLTIAISKQLMPVYDKPMIYYPLSTLMLAGIREVLIITTPEDQAGFQKLLGDGSQLGMSFEYKVQKVPNGLAQAFVIGADFVGEDNVCLILGDNIFYGADLQSRLSKCVDPQGAIITAYPVSDPERYGVVEFNEQRRAISLEEKPKQPKSNYAVPGLYFYDNSVLEIAAQLKPSARGEYEITDVNRAYLEQGRLEVIVFGRGTAWLDTGTFESLLQASQFVEIIEERQGFKISCIEEIAYRMGYIDKTQLRCLAEPIRKSGYGEYLIRLLEEEK